The Rosa rugosa chromosome 1, drRosRugo1.1, whole genome shotgun sequence genomic sequence TTTTCAAGCAATTCAGGTAAAAGGATTACTCAAACTAATAATTGATGACATTTAGGATCAATATAAGAATGATGTTGATATAGAGAATTATTTAGTATGTGTAATTAAAACGAGGTTATGAAAAGAATATCAAAAGATTGTATGTATGTCATTACGCTAGTTATTTTGTGTTCCCTGCAAAAcgagaagggggggggggggggggggaggtgggggggagggagggagggagagagagattatGAGTTAATCTGGCTTTAGTAAGGGCATATGCAACATAGATCACTAGGTGTGCACTTATAATTAATactgaaagaaagaaagaaatatctaaGAGGAATTGAGTTTAACAGAAACTGAAAAATTATTGATGTGGCCTATCCCATAGGAATAGTACAGGTAAAGGTGGTCAATCCGTCGTTACATGTTGAtgtttaatttcctttttccaAATATCTGTGTTTTGCCCGACTGCATAGTACATCATGGAGATACTCCGGCTATAATAAGTGGCTAACTTAAAAGTAACATATAACCCCGTTGATTAGATATAGCGCGTTGAGAAGAAAACACTAGGTCGAATTAGCTATGGATATCTGATCTTAGAGTTGAGATGGTATCATTTGAATCAGCTACCGAGTAATTTAATTTCTGccttttattcttttgtttattttagGTTTGCTTGAATTTTTATCTTTGTTCTGTTACTTTTCGGACTATTGAGCAATCCCATTTGATTTTTGTAGCTTAAAAAGGCATTCCCCCTGAAAGATCCTCCTCCAGCTCCTCCAAAGGGGTTTCTGAGAATGAAAAGTCGGATACTATTGGAAGAGGTGGGTTAcatcacactctctctctcaccttcAAGTTTTATTTTAACTTCTTTGATTGTGGAAATTGCAAAGAATCAGAAATTTTTTGAGTCAAACTGAAGTAAGTTGACTGAGATGTACCTTTGCAAATTATAGGTGTCTCTTACTATCGAATAGGCTTCTATTCTGCAATTTTGGTTTATATGTTTGTTAAAATAGGACGAAATAGCTTAGCATAAAAATGGTTTTATGGCGTCAAATAGTGTTCATCCTCTTATTCTCAAATTGGTTAGTTCGCTGCAGCGAAGGTGTTCTTTGGAGGATTGGATAGAAAAGCTATTATCAGATATCGATATATCAAGAAGTTTGTTGGTTGCAACCTTTCTAGAGCTGGAAGCTGCTGCGAGGTCTTGTAGGTGTATTCTTGATGCATCTTATAGATGATTCTAATATTCTATTACgtgttttcctcttcttttattaatttatttaatttttttaatatcatCTGCTTATATTAGTTTTGGTTGCCATACCTTTCAGCATTCAATGATCCGCAGCTAATTTCAGATGTAAACTCAACAAGTGGCACAGCTCCGTCTTCTCTGTTACAAACCCAATCAGATCTCTCTGTTGTTGCTGGTAGCTCATCTGTCACATCAGATAATGGTAATGATACTCCATACGAGGTATCTGAGCTTGGAACACCAAGGTATGGAGATGATAGCCGTGCTAATCTTGCCATGGAGTATTCGACATCTGATCAGGACTTAGATGATTCGATAGATACATCTGTTAAGGTTGGCCTATTTAACCAGAAATTTATTCGGGGAAGCCTAGAAAGGCTCTCCAGGCGCCAAATTTCCGGTAGAAGTAATGTGAATACTATAGACAAGGAGCAAACAAGTGAAAATACCTATGGTTCTAAACCTCTTTGCATGGATGGAACCGAGTTCTTTGTAGAACATGAGGAAAGGAAGAGGGATGGCCATGCTCGAAGACCATCAACAGAGAGTTTTGGAAGCGATACTTCTACCTTGCGGGTGGGCAATTTATATGGTGATGGCTCCCTCAACCTTCCTGAAAGTTCTGAAGCTCCTACAATTGCAGATACTTTTGACAACTCAAATTTGAAGTTTTCAAGGGCTATACTAGCTGCTTTTCCACATGATGAGCGACAAAAATTAAACAGAGTTCTGATTACATTGCAGCAGAGATTAGGAACAGCAAAAATTGACATCGAGGATCTTGTAGCAAGATTGAATCAAGAAGTTGCTGTGAGACAATTCCTCACAACAAAGGTAATGATATATAACAGTTAACAAGTATTTACTGCTAGCATTTACTGATTGACTGCACTTGAACAAGTTCTGCTCCTATTCCCAGCTTTGGTCGTCCATATGGTGTGTTCTttattaatttcagtttacctttAGTTTAATCAAATTAGGTTGCCCTCCCCACCCATTGGTATTGTAAGAACTATGATTTAAACTAATATTCTAGAGGATATCATGTCCTGCATGGTCTCGCCAGTATAGTAGTGAAGTGCAGTGAGTACAAGCAAAGTCAGGCTAAGTTATACTACAGTCAAAGATTGAGTTGTCTGAAGATTAATTATTAGTAGTAACTTAAGTAGTCACAAAAGTGATGGGACGAGAAGAACTATTCTTGTATAAATAATAGCAACTGAGTAATGATGCATAATGGATCGCAAAGTTCAGTATAGGTTTGATTGGATTGCCCAAAGCTTCAACTATTCTTTAGAAACTTGAATTCTGGCAGTAAAAATTCATGGTGTTTGTTAGTTCAGACTAATTTTGTATTTATATTTTACCTTTTAGGTTCTGGCAGATAGTTATTTTGATAGGAACGTTGGCTACACTGTAATTTGGATCAAACTCAAAGCACCAAAAATACTAAACCCTATCTCATCAATTGATTGGCGCTGTGTATTCATAATTGCGTAACTGCTGAAATTCAGTTTAAATGCAGGCTGCCTGCAGTTTAGTTGCCGATGAATTGTTTTCACCTCAAGATATCTGTAAAGATTGCAGTATACTCAAATAGTAATTCTTTTCAATCTTCGAAATTGAGTACTGACTTATATTGGTGAAATCTTTGAACTTTTGACGGTTATATGTATCCAATTTACACATTATAACTCTGCTGAGTGATTTACACAGGAGAGTATGGAGGCTTTCAAAATCATAGATTTACTTTACTCCTCATTACTTGGCTGGAATTTATATTAAAGAaacattttgttttcttatggGAATTTTCTCTTGTAGGTTAAAGATCTGGAAGTGGAACTTGAAACTACCCAACaaaattgtaaagaaaatattcaGCAGGCTGTcttaaatgaaaaagaaagatttACCCAAATGCAGTGGGATATGGAGGAACTGCGAAGGAAGTGCTTGGACTTGGAATTACAATTGAGATCTGAGCAGGTTTTGTTCTTTCTAATAACTTTTAGTTTACTTCTCCTTGTCATTTCAAATTGAGGGCCTTCTGTTGATTGTGTGCTACAATATTCCAGGATGCAAGGGAGCATTCGGAGTCAACAAAAATTTCTATCATTCAGGAGAATGACATATTGCTACAGGAGTTGGATGTCTCTAGGCAGCAGCTTGACAACTTGCAGAAATTTCATGAAGAGTTTGAGGTGAAATCAAAGACAGATGTAAAGCTACTTGTTAAAGAGGTCAAATCTCTTCGAAATTCACAATCAGAACTGAAGCAGGAACTCAGTCGATTGATGAAGGAAAAATTAGAAGTAGAGGTATGTCCTCTGTTTCATTTAAGTTTAGTAATGGGCTACTAATATATGTGTTGTCATCATTTTCTTCTGAGATCTAAATTTCTGAAAGCTTCAAGATGTGTGATAAAACCccttttttggtcttcctcaTTGTGTCAGATAAATAATAAAGGGTAGTTTCCTTGTTTTCTTAGACCAGGGAGACGTGAAACTTAATGGGTTTCACCAAATAACAAGACTGCAGTTTTCAAAAAGGGGAGAAAATGTTGTCAGTAAGAGTGTACATGTAAAATCCAACCAAGGCATCCAATAATAGAGATAAAGATGTTGAACACAAAACAACATTTTGACCTTTTTTTTGTAGTCCATTGACTGAAAACCTGTATATCTCAAGGTTCAGTGGATATTCAGTGTTCTTGCTTTGCTTAGATTCGTTTTATAATATCTGTATTTAGCTAAGCTTCTGGGTTTATCAGCTGGTTTTATTATGAGATTATTTAGAATGTATTCCTCTCTACCTTCCTGTAAGAAAAAACATACAACTTTAAGCTATCAACTTATGTTGTTCCATGTTTATCTTTCAGAGAACACTTCAAAAAGAAAAGCGAAGAATAGAGTGTGCAGCAACTACTAACGCAAAGCTGCTGCATGAATGTGAAATACTTCGCAGTCGGCTTCAAGAATGTAGTGTCAATTTTCTGGTTGAAGAGGAAGATAAACTGATCTTGGATACTTCATCACCATCTGATGCTATTGATCTACTGACAACGTCTGACAATCGAATTGGTCTTCTTCTTGCGGAGGTATGCTTTGCAACTGTAGTTGGTGTCTGTGTCTTGTATTTGTGCAGTGACTTCTATCAGTAATTTGTAGCTATTTGGGCACAAGCTGGCTCATGAAAGTACACTTGTAGAAGTGAAGGTACTGAGTAGCCTTGCTGTAAAAGCCACAAATATCTCAGTAAAAAGTTGTATTCAATATCATATACATTCCATTGGAGTTTTACAATGAGGGAGTTCAATCCATCAGGCCGCATTCTGACATCTGGCCTGCAGGAAAAAGAGGACGCCTTATTAAAATCTTTTTGACTGAAAATGTAGTATAGTTTTTAAGTGGATCCAACTAATTATAGATTACAATGCCTTGATGTTCATTAGATACGAGAAACGCTGGGTTTCCCCATGGGAATCTCACCTTCTATGTCCATTCCCATAGTAGCCAAATGCCCAGAAGGCCTTTTGGATTTGTGGAAAAGGGCATTTATATGTACCAGTTCATTAGTACTTGTATTCTCTTCTTTATCAGAATCTAATTTGCTTACAGTATTGGTCCATCCAAATCATAATCTCCTTTGTACCGGTTCATAAAATTGGAACAGGCACAGCTCCTTGCACAGGATGTCGAAAGTGCTGTTATAGCAGTGGACGACGCTCAAGACATCAAGGGTGGTGATAGGATGGCTGATGATGAGCTGAGGAAGATGCTGACAGATCAGTTTGTTGACAATGCCAGACTAAGAATGCAGGTCAATTCAGTAATCCGTTGTGCTCTAAATGCAAATATTAAAGAtgaaaatgatgatgatgatgaagatgaagaagattcACATTTAAGAAAAACTGTTTTAAGCAAATTCTTGGAGAGGTGATACGAGAATTGTACATCTTTATACTAGATATGTAATACACATATCCTTGTATATACAGGTAGTATATGCCAGTTCTATATCTGTGATGGCTGTGTAGAAAACGTTGTTTggatgatatttttttttttggaatagatTTATTGATCGAGTATAGTAAAAGTTGTGGTAGAACAAATCAAGATGAcagtgaaagaaaaaagaaaaattcatccTTAATGTTCCGTGTTGTTATTGTAACCATGTCATTTTGTTTCTCACTCTGAACTTCCATGGGGATGTAATGCCAGCAGAGTGCAATTTGCAATCTGAGAGTGTATAGTCTTACAGGTTCGATCCACTAATGGTTAAGCACTAGTACTTGGTTAGTCATGAAATCATGTTGGAGGAACAATCCCATCTTGGCCGGGTAACTTCAATGATCGTTGTCAAACTACTCGTTTGCTGGACAATCCCATAGAGTTTCACCAATCTGAAAACACATTTATGACCGAATCGAAATAGAAGATTCTCCTCAAAACTTCCCATCTTTTTATATAGAACCAAGTTGAATTAGAACCTAGCCGTTGGTAATGTTTGCAAAATAGTTTTTTCGTTTTACATATAGAAAATGAACATAAAGTATATGTGGAagtacaattaaaaaaaaaaaaaagaatgtagaaaatgaaaattgctAGATACAGTTTTATGTGTGCAAAATTCTTCTATGTACCGACGTTGCAAGTGAATTAACAAATCCAGCAGATCTCAGTTGTTGATTATGTGCGTGTTGGTTAGCCTATACTAGCAGGTGGTACTTCTATGAGTTTCTTATGGAGTGCTATGTGTTCATGTGCCACAATTTTGTGATCGGCTTACGTGGGTGACTAGCAGAATAAGACGAAACACTTTTGATTGTAACAGGCACTAGAGCGTTTAATTTTTATGAAATAGTACGTTGTGTATCAATGTAGGCCTAGTTCGCTTATTTGGTGTTATACTATTCTGATTTTTGATTTAATGAAAGTTTCACttgtcaaaaaaataaataaataaattcaaaggAATGTCACCTACTCATATGCACTCATGGTTAGTAGTGGAAACTTCTATGTTCTACTTTATTTGGATCGAGTAAAATAAATCGAAAAACTTAATTTATCAAAAACTTCTGTAAACCTTGTTAGACAAGAAAAGTTGATGTCGATAACTCTAAGCCGAAAGGCCAATAAATACATTCCCATGAGATATTTGATAGGTAGGCCAAAATGTCTCACCCTTATTATATTGTAGTTCCGTAACTTGTTAAGAAAATTAGTTCATTATAATGTTTAAAtactaattttaaaaaaaaatttaaaaggaaaaaatctTCAAATGGTACCTAATTATCGTCCAATGCACATTTTGGTACCTAAACTTTCAAAACTACCCTCATAGTACTTGAACTATTGCTCCGTTAGCCAATTTATTACTTCTGTTCACTTTGCTGTTAAATTTGTTTACGTGGCACATATATactcttattttttttgttaacaaAACTACCGGCAAAAACAGTCATTTcactaaattaaaaaataacattaaaacaaataaaaaatatgaaagaataaacataaaaataaaacccaGAACCCTCAAACCCTGTAAAAGCAAATTAAGCCGATCTTGATTTCGGAGCTTTTTTTTACACCAAAAAATTAAGCCAATCAAAAACGTGACTTGCATTTAAACTCCGAGAATGCTTGGACGCCGTGAGAGGAGGCAGTTGGCGTCAACAGTAAACAGTTAACTTTGATTGGCTTTTACCCGGTTTCAACTCTCGGGTAACTTTCTCTTTTTaggctttttgtttttctccctCTCGCATTGCTATGCTTGGCTTTGATTGGATCCTTAGATTATATATCTCAGTCATTCAATATGGTATGCGTGGATTAGTGGCAACACAGAAAGTAATGCATAAGATAATTTTGACTATCGAAATCAGAGTTGTGCACGAGAGTCGTATAGAATACATGATCGAGAGAGTCACAAAAAGTTTGGAAGAAATTGCAGTGATTCTAGAATCTAGGATCTGCTGGGGAATTTTGGTCAAAGAGAGTTCAAGGTTAATCAAGTAGCTTAGCAGGGCAGCTATGTTGTTGATTAATAGTTTCTTCATCTATATGAAGCTGATTACTGATCACTGTAGATAAGATGCACCAAATCACTAGAAGCACAGGGAGATGCTGTTGTTTGAATAGTCACTTATAGTAACAATGCAAGCCAGTCCTTTCTGAATAACGTTTACAGAGAAAGAGGGAAAACCTTTCGAATGCAACTTTTCAGGACCATCCTTCCCTTTCTGGCTGGTTCTGGGTGAGGAGGGATTCGAATCTGTGTCTAAAATTTTCATCAGCTCAAACAGAAACACCCCAATCCGGGCTGAGAATGTGTATGAGTGAGTCACAATGGTAAATATGAAGTTTCTTCGGCGTCATTCAATAAAAGAATAACCTACTCCTCTGTATCTCATATGGGTTTAGACTTTGCGAAATCATGGCTTGTGTATCAAATATGTACTGTCCATATTCAGTCATACGGGTTTTGCAAAGCTTTAAATTTGGTTAAAGTTTTCTTTGGTAGTTCGCTcaatcagaaaaagaaaaaaaaaaaaaaaagtgtagcTTCAGTTTCTGTATAGAGGTCTGTGTCTACTACAAATTTATACTCGGTTAAAATGCATGATGGTTGTGTGCATTATGGATATGAATTGTTGGTCCCCTTTTAACGGTCTAGTTTTCATATGAAGATCTCCCCCTTTTTTTGTTCTGTAACAAGAAGCAGTTATGTTCTAGCTTGTAGCCTTACAGATCTTCTGAAGTTTTCCACTCCATCCTTGTCAATATTTCTCCTCATTTGTACAATAAATGATCAGACAGATATGACCAGCTTGACGTGTTTATCATAGTAGTAATAAGTTGTTGACTTCTTTAGTTGATTTATGATTTCAAATGCACTGATTTAGGCATTCAGGATATTAACTGATATGAGTCATATCCACAGTAACTGAGTCCCATATAATTAAAAAGGCAATCCATCTTCTGAATTNNNNNNNNNNNNNNNNNNNNNNNNNNNNNNNNNNNNNNNNNNNNNNNNNNNNNNNNNNNNNNNNNNNNNNNNNNNNNNNNNNNNNNNNNNNNNNNNNNNNNNNNNNNNNNNNNNNNNNNNNNNNNNNNNNNNNNNNNNNNNNNNNNNNNNNNNNNNNNNNNNNNNNNNNNNNNNNNNNNNNNNNNNNNNNNNNNNNNNNNTAtggatcatctctgcaaaatttcagccaatttggtgatcgttaaggcgtccaaaactgcaatttacacgaacgaaccgaatctgtcgaaccggaaccgttcgtttacattgttgtaatttgcagttttggatgccttaatgatcaccaatttggctgaaattttgcagaggtgatctatacattaggacctaaaaactgaacggttaagatgtgaaaatttgatcggaaagtgggtgaaaatcggaaatccgtacctaagaaaaactaaggacgtccttagtgtagccggactgatatagaatttttctcaggtaaggatgtccttagtttttcttatggaacggatttactgttttcacccactttccgatcacattttcacatcttaaccgttcagtttttaggtcctaatgtgtatatatatatataatgtgagAATATTGCTAAAATTGATTGGAACATATACATCAAATCAGACAGGCAGAACTTCCTCTGACTAAGAAACCATTTTCGCACTACTGCAAGAATTCATTTTGTGTCTCAAAAGTCTTATTGATCGAAGTCCATCAGTCACATTTGGATTTGACAATCAGAAACTGCATTTCAAGCCCTTAAACTAGAATTACATAGGATCATTACTTGAGATACTGATGATAAGTTGATGATAAGCCCAAATGTATGAGCAATGACAGCAAGATCTCCACCTCACATTTGAGAAATCTCAAACTTCTATATTTGTCCTCTTCTGCCAGACAAGCTTTCTGTGGGTACTGTTGGTGGAAATTGGTCATGTCAGCACAAGCAAGTGCTCGCATTGCTGACTCTGCACATGGACCAGCAGCCTTGAGCTTTATATGCAAAGGACTCATTCCAAGCACCTAGCACCCCGTAGATACATCTTGTGCTGCAAGCATGCATGGCGTGGCATAACTATGAGCATGAAAAGTTCACTCCATCTCTTACAGGAGGTCCAAGAGTATCATTTTCCTCCTTGTTGGGCACCCTGACCTTCCTTTCGACAAGGCGGCTAATAGCTAATGCTTTGGGTCTGTCTATTCACATATCTGAATGCACACCCCTAGATAAACCTTGCTTACTCTTCACCATTAATCATTAATCCTTCTGGAGTACTGGCATTTAATATATAAAAGAATATATCAGTGACTGCTCCAATGATTCCATAAACTTCATAGCTCAGGTACATCAGTGAAAAGAAGATATATAAAAGAATATAGATTAAATTTAGAGAACAGAATACTCTACACATGAAAACAGAACACTATGCATCTATGAGCTGGTTTGAATTGTAAGCCTCCAGTCTTGCATAAGATAGAATCTGAATAGCTCCAGGAAATTGGTGGTACAAATGTTTTCATAATTAGAGTTGACCCTATGGGATATTCATGTACCAGAAAATTTAAACACTAGTACAGTAGTTTGTATAATGTACaaatattttctgaaaatgaTTTGAACATATAAGTTGCATCAGACAAGGTTTTGTCTGGCtaacaaagaaacagaaaaattcAACATGTTTCAAATGTCCCTATATATGTAACGTACAGGTATATTATCAGACCTAGACATTCTATATAACTAAGTTAATCAAACTCATTTAAGCACATACCTGTTCAGCTAGTTAGAGAACACTATGTTCAGAATGTGAGAAATCTGGGGCCATTCTGTGATTCCATGCCTCTGTTCTTGCAACTTCACTGGAGATCTGTTCCCCCCAAGATGAACAAATTCTTCACCAGTGTCTTCCATAAGAACTGTAGCACTTCCAAAACTAGTCAGAAATGACCACTGTCCATCTCTTCCACAATATTTTGGACATAAAGAAACCTAACATGAACAGAATCGAAAGATGGACAAAATACGAGGTGCAACTATTCAGACATGTATGTAGCAAGTACTactgaataaaaataaaagtaaaaataaagaaattgaaataaatcaataaattttgaaaataatatatatagctTAATTACTTACCAGAAAGAAGATCAAGATGTATGAGTTGATGATGTAGTACTTAAGGGCAGTTTCACCAGCTTCTTGTAGGATTCAAACTCCATCTCTTTGTACAAACTCATTATCAATTTAGATGTTTGGGATGTGAGAAATGTTGAGCCACTCCTTGTTTCctctttttcagcaactttGCCTAAGAATTGGGCAACATATAATCCTCAAATTTCGCAGAGGTGTCTTTAATTTGAGAATCAACCTCTCCGCTCCACCCAGACCGAGCTGCCATTCCTTCCCACTCTTCCCACTCCTGCAAATGACAAAGCTATAttgtttcaaattcaaaaaaaaaaaaaaaaaaaaaaagatgaggatgagatgaagatgatgatgattccATTATCAGCAACTCAAATCCCACCTGTTTCACAACAGACATCTTCAGATATTTCACCGAGTCAAAGGACAATGCTATGTtccccaaaaccaaaagaggCAAGACTATACATATACCCCCAACATGAGAACTCAAGCCTTTTCGAATTATTCAGAGATAATGGGGCATCAATTTGGTGGCATTGTATTTTCGAATTCGAGGTTTGGATATGGTAGTAGGCATTCAGTATTTCTTCGAGGATCATCTCTCCTCTTCTGAGTTGTCCTTAATCTCTCCTCTTCTGAGTTGTCCTTAATATGTATGCCAAAACAGAAATTCAGTATGCTTTCACAATTGCCCTAAATGTAATAGAGTAGGAAATATAGCTTAGCAGACCTAGGCCCTTATATAAAATTAAGTGAATCAAACTCATTCAAGCACATAGCAACTACTCAGACCACTCATCGAAAACAGAATATTACTGAAGTATTAAGCATATATAACTTCAAGAGGAGGATAGAACAGATGTCAAATATACCTCTTCAGGAGTTGGAGCATTATTATGAAAAATAGAAGTGATCGATGAAGAAGAGGACTGATGATATCATGGAGAATGCTATGACTGGATGATAATATGAATATCCCCACTACATTAAACAGAGTTGCACACGTCTTCAATATGCCGTACTATACAGAGGTAAGCATGACACAAAAATCTTGAACGTGAAATCAAATGAGACTGTTGGATCATTTCTGCTGTTCCACTATTTCAAGTCGGTGAAAACCTTCAGCTGCTGATATAAGAAGATTAGCAAGCAAATGTATTAGTCATTCATAATAGATTGGAGTGTAGCGAAAAGAACAGCTTTTTTGCAAATTCAATCCCATGTAACTAAATTTCATAGGGTCACTTAATTGATACACTAACGTGATGATAACTTACTTAGCTATAAAGTTTTTTCCTCGCCGTGATATAGAGTTTATTGAGTATATCTTTGAGGATCATCTGCTCTTCTGAGTCTTCTCTACTATGTATGAAAAAACAGAGATTTAGTATTCTTTCACATTCCCCCTAAATGTAATAGTGAGTAGGAAATTTAGCTAAGTGGACCTAGCCGTTATATAAAATTAAGTGAAGCAAACTCATTCAAGCACATAGCAACTACTCAGACCACTCGTTGTAGACAGAATACCACTAAAGTACGtagcacacacacacacacacacacacacacacacacacacacacacacacagatatatatatatataactccaAGAGGAAGACTGAATAAATGTCAAATATACCTCTTGAGAATCTGGAGTATTACGAACAATAGAAGTGATTGATGAATTGAGTCGAAGTTTCTTAATTAAGGATGTCAAATCCTAAACATAATGAACTGAGTGACAAGAAAGAGACCTCAATTTGGCCTACAGCAAAACATCCAATGAGATTCCAGGCTTCCACCTTTCCAATATTCCATGCAAATCTGGAGCCGCTGAGATAAGAAAATCAGATATCAAACCTAACATAGAAAAAGATTCAGTTCAACTGCAAAATGACATGTTGAAACAAACTAATTTACCTTTTAAGGAGCTGCGGTATAAAAAAGAAGAGGAGTACTGATATCCTGGAGGGTGATATGGCTGGGTGAGAATATGAGATTCAGTTCAACTGCAAAATGACATGTTGAAACAAACTAATTTACCTTTTAAGGAGCTGCGGTATAAAAAAGAAGAGTACTGATATCCTGGAGGGTGATATGGCTGGGTGAGAATATGAAATTCCCAAACACATTAAACAGAGTTGCACAAAGTCTTCAATCTGCCATACTATACAGAGGTCAGCATGACACGAAAGTCTTGAACAAGAACTCAAATGTGACTTTTCGGATCATTTCTGCAGTTCCACTGTTTCATTGCAATCAATTTCATAATTGATTGGAGTGTAGTGAGAAGATTAGCCTTTTTGCAATTCAATCCATGTAACTAAATTTCTTACATTAAAGTGATGATAACCTACTCAGCTATCAAGTTTAGTCCTGGCCTTGATATACAGTTTGTTTGATCATTGGCCTTACCCAATGCAAAATGAGTTCTAAGGCTAAATTTTGAAGGTGCCTTCCTAACTTAGTAATGAGTAGAAACTGAGACTAGGAGATATAGATTGGGTGAGAGCATCAATTTAAAATCTATCAATCTATTGAGTTTTAAATAGAGAAAACAGAAcataaaaacaaacataaataaatattaattaGCATTTGAAAGTAGAGGCTGAGACTACAAGAGCAGCAA encodes the following:
- the LOC133725081 gene encoding PX domain-containing protein EREX isoform X2 codes for the protein MAGAGTEPTVSAWSAVPALPSTATTAPRLSLSEWIGALRLANGMDGTLFGHIILVQDGVTASQFLLGLTCPNREVQILWWVQVGLQSPEGITTTRGILRRFNDFLKLFSELKKAFPLKDPPPAPPKGFLRMKSRILLEERRCSLEDWIEKLLSDIDISRSLLVATFLELEAAARSSFNDPQLISDVNSTSGTAPSSLLQTQSDLSVVAGSSSVTSDNGNDTPYEVSELGTPRYGDDSRANLAMEYSTSDQDLDDSIDTSVKVGLFNQKFIRGSLERLSRRQISGRSNVNTIDKEQTSENTYGSKPLCMDGTEFFVEHEERKRDGHARRPSTESFGSDTSTLRVGNLYGDGSLNLPESSEAPTIADTFDNSNLKFSRAILAAFPHDERQKLNRVLITLQQRLGTAKIDIEDLVARLNQEVAVRQFLTTKVKDLEVELETTQQNCKENIQQAVLNEKERFTQMQWDMEELRRKCLDLELQLRSEQDAREHSESTKISIIQENDILLQELDVSRQQLDNLQKFHEEFEVKSKTDVKLLVKEVKSLRNSQSELKQELSRLMKEKLEVERTLQKEKRRIECAATTNAKLLHECEILRSRLQECSVNFLVEEEDKLILDTSSPSDAIDLLTTSDNRIGLLLAEAQLLAQDVESAVIAVDDAQDIKGGDRMADDELRKMLTDQFVDNARLRMQVNSVIRCALNANIKDENDDDDEDEEDSHLRKTVLSKFLER
- the LOC133725081 gene encoding PX domain-containing protein EREX isoform X1, with product MNLYAHDLSLLDFNFNLSDPISDPFSHRTTSFFSETAPTDDDGGDASDGRGRNRTNGKRVERSPSPPKYRHDGTSPLPLGMDWSPPPRKWDGRDSVWPHNPRTGWSYCVTVPSWTYLPKPRGSDPVVFYRVQVGLQSPEGITTTRGILRRFNDFLKLFSELKKAFPLKDPPPAPPKGFLRMKSRILLEERRCSLEDWIEKLLSDIDISRSLLVATFLELEAAARSSFNDPQLISDVNSTSGTAPSSLLQTQSDLSVVAGSSSVTSDNGNDTPYEVSELGTPRYGDDSRANLAMEYSTSDQDLDDSIDTSVKVGLFNQKFIRGSLERLSRRQISGRSNVNTIDKEQTSENTYGSKPLCMDGTEFFVEHEERKRDGHARRPSTESFGSDTSTLRVGNLYGDGSLNLPESSEAPTIADTFDNSNLKFSRAILAAFPHDERQKLNRVLITLQQRLGTAKIDIEDLVARLNQEVAVRQFLTTKVKDLEVELETTQQNCKENIQQAVLNEKERFTQMQWDMEELRRKCLDLELQLRSEQDAREHSESTKISIIQENDILLQELDVSRQQLDNLQKFHEEFEVKSKTDVKLLVKEVKSLRNSQSELKQELSRLMKEKLEVERTLQKEKRRIECAATTNAKLLHECEILRSRLQECSVNFLVEEEDKLILDTSSPSDAIDLLTTSDNRIGLLLAEAQLLAQDVESAVIAVDDAQDIKGGDRMADDELRKMLTDQFVDNARLRMQVNSVIRCALNANIKDENDDDDEDEEDSHLRKTVLSKFLER